A single region of the Vicia villosa cultivar HV-30 ecotype Madison, WI linkage group LG4, Vvil1.0, whole genome shotgun sequence genome encodes:
- the LOC131600249 gene encoding uncharacterized protein LOC131600249 yields MESTFKFLISIIFFTLLINESSSCALNSLQIVQENTGAHEQGKPVWKVSVINNCDCGQSQILLSCKGFQTVVQIDPLVLKVQGDNCLLFNGHLLSYKDIDAFEYAWDTSFPFAPVSAVTSPPPCHSPKN; encoded by the exons atggaATCCACATTCAAGTTCCTCATTTCCATAATCTTCTTTACCCTTCTTATCAATG aatCATCTAGCTGTGCATTGAACAGCCTTCAAATTGTCCAAGAAAATACTGGGGCACATGAACAAGGCAAGCCTGTATGGAAGGTCTCAGTTATCAACAACTGTGACTGTGGACAAAGCCAAATATTGCTGTCTTGCAAAGGTTTTCAAACTGTGGTACAAATTGATCCATTAGTTCTTAAAGTGCAAGGAGACAATTGTCTCTTATTCAATGGCCATCTCTTGAGTTATAAAGATATTGATGCATTTGAATATGCATGGGATACATCCTTTCCTTTTGCTCCTGTAAGTGCTGTTACAAGTCCTCCACCATGCCATAGCCCAAAAAATTAA